CTTCGCCACCCCGTGCGACGCCACCGGCGCGCTCACCGCGCTGGGCCAGCTGGTGGCAGAAGACCGCAACGACGCGCGCTGGCTGCGCGAACGCCAGGCGCGCGAACACCTGCTGGGCGAGGTAATCCGCCAGGCGGCGCTGCGCTTTCGCGGGGGCTGACAGTGCGTGCGCGGCGCCACCCGTCACGCCTGCATCCATCCCACGCGGAACCCCGCCCGCCGCGCACGGCTCTGACACGACTTCGGCTTTGGCATCACAATCCACCCCATCATGACCCTGCGCATCGGCATTTCGGCTCGTCTGTTGCATGCACCCCCGCCTGGCCTGGGCCTGCCGCTCAAGCGCCTGCAGTACCTGGAAAGCAACATGGCGCACTGGATCATGAATTACGGCGTGGTCGCGCTGATGATCCCTTTCATCGACCAGCGCACGCCCACGCTGCGCAAGCGCCCGCCCACGGCCGACCTGGTTGAAAACCTGGACGGCCTGGTGCTGCAGGGCGGGGTGGACATCAGCCCCGAAACCTACGGCGCCAAGCCCTGGAAGACCGAAACCGACGCCGACCCCATCCGCGATGAATACGAGCTAGACCTGCTGCGCGGCTTCATCGGCGCGGGCAAGCCCGTGCTGGGCATCTGCCGCGGCGCGCAGCTGCTGAACGTGTACTTCGGCGGCACGCTGGTGCAGGACATCCCCACGCAGTGGCCCGGCGCCATCAAGCACCAGGACACGCAAAACTACGACCGCCTGGTGCATGAGGTGCATTTCGTGCCCGGCTCGCTGCTGTCCGACATCTACGGCTATGAGCCGCAGCACGTCACCAGCATCCACCACCAGTGCGTGGACGAAGTGGGGCGCGGGCTGGTGATCGAGGCGCGCAGCCCGATCGACCGCGTGCCCGAAGCCATTCGCCACACCAGCTACCCCTTCGTGATGGGCGTGCAGTGGCACCCCGAGTTCCATATGAACGCGCAGGACGCCGCCTCGCCCGCGCTGGACAGCGGCCCGCTGATGATGGCTTTCCTCAAGGCCGCCGCGCGCCGCGCCGGCCGCATGCGCCGCCTGACCGACGGCGTCGCCCGCGTGCGCGAACGCGCCAACGCTTTCGGCGGCCGCTGAGCCCCCACCCGGCTGCAAGGTTGCCAAGGTGGGCGAGTTCGACCTGATCGCGCGCTATTTCAAGCGCAACACGGCCCCAGCGCAGGCGGCACCAGCGCCAGCAGCTAGCTTATCTATAGCAAAAGACACGCCCGGCGTGGCGCTGGGCATTGGCGACGACTGCGCCTTGCTCACCCCCGCGCCCGGCCAGCAGCTGGCCATCAGCACCGACATGCTGGTCGAAGGCCGCCACTTCTTCGCCGACGTCGACCCCGCCGCGCTGGGCCACAAGGCGCTGGCCGTCAACCTGAGCGATCTGGCCGCCATGGGCGCGCAGCCGCTGGCCTTTACCCTTGCCCTCGCGCTGCCACCAGCGCGTGCGGGCGACGATGCGTGGATGAGCGGGTTTGCGCGCGGCCTGTTCGCGCTGGCGGATGAGCACCGCTGCGCGCTGGTGGGCGGCGACACCACCGCCGGGCCGCTGAACATCAGCATCACCGTGCTGGGCCAGGTGCCCGCGGGCCAGGCGCTGAGGCGCGACGGCGCCCGCGCGGGCGACGACATCTGGGTCAGCGGCACGCTGGGCGACGCGCGGCTGGCGCTGCTTGCGCTGCAGGGCCAACTGGCGCTGCCGCCCGATCAGCTGGCCACCCTGCGCCAGCGCCTGGAGCAGCCCACGCCGCGCCTCGCGCTGGGCACCGCGCTGCGCGGCGCGGCCACCAGCGCCATCGACCTGAGCGATGGCCTGGCGGGCGACCTGCGCCACATCCTGAACGCCAGCGGCGTGGGCGCAGTGCTGGACGCCAAGGCCTTGCGCACGGCGGGCGCGACAGCGGCAACGGCAACGGGGCTGGCGCACGCGCGTTCCGCCGATGCGGGCCAGGATCTGCAGCACACGCTGACGGGCGGCGACGACTACGAGCTGCTGTTCACCGCAGCGCCTGCGCAGCGCGAAGCCGTGCGCGCGGCGGGCGCCGCCAGCGCCACGCCGGTGACACGCATCGGCCGCATCGAACCGGCGCAGGGCGCGTGGCTGCAGGACGCGCAAGGCGGCCGCCAGCCGCTCAGCGACTTCCGGTCGTTCGACCACTTCGCCTGAGGGCGTTGGGCAGCAGCGGCGGCCCCTCAGTTGCAGCGGCGCGTAGCCAGGCAGGCGTGCCGCTCAGGTCACTGCAACGAACGCAAAACTATCAAATCAATAGCTGCCAGCGCCCGCGCAGAGAGCGCTAGGCGCCGAATTGAACGATCTTCTGCTCGATCGCACCGAACAGCGGCTGCCCGTCGCGCCCGCGCATGTCGATGCGCACCGTGTCGCCAAAACGCAGGTAGTCGGTCTGCGCGGCGCCGTCTTGCAGCGCTTCCATGGCGAGCTTTTCGGCCACGCTGGCGTAGCCCTTGGGCCACTCGCGGCGGCCGTTGGCTTCAACGCCCGCGTTGCTGACGGGGCCGGTGCCAACCAGCGTGCCGGCGCGCAGGCGGCGGGTGCGCGCGGCGTGGGCAATCAGCTCGCCCAGGCCCCAGCGCATGTCGGCACCTGCGTCGGCCATGCCCACCTTGCGCCCGTTCCAGCTGGTTTGCAGGGTGAGGTGCACGCGGCCGTCTTGCCAGGCGTCGCCCAGCTCGTCCGGCGTGACGGCGACCGGGCTGAACGCGGTATGGGGCTGGCTGGCGACGGCGCCCCACGCTTGGGCGGCGGGCGGTGCGGCCCACTGGCGCAGCGTGGTGTCGTTGGCCAGCATCAGCAGGCGCACGGCGTCCAGGCCTTGCTCGGGCGTGGCGCCCAGGGGCACGTCGGCCACGATGGCGACCAGCTCGCCGCCAAAGTCGATGCCCCAGGCCTCGTCGGCCACCTGCACGTCGTCGCGCGGGCCGCGCAGGTCGTCGCTGGCGCGCTGGCGCAGCAGCGGGCCGGGCGCGTCGGCCAGGGCGGGTTGCACCAGCTGAAGGTGGTTGGGGTAGGCCGCGCCTTCGATGCGCTGGCCCGTGCGCGGCAGCGGCGCCATGCACTGCGCCGGGTCAAACGGGAACGGATGGCGCGCGCGCCCGTGGTTCAGCGCGTCGTACAGGTCTTGCAGCTGCGGGGCGATGAAGTTCCAGTCGTCCAGCGCCTGCTGCAGGCGCTGCGCGATGCCGGTGGCGAAGTGGGCAGTGCCCAGGTCGCGTGAAACGACCAGCAATTGCCCGTCGCGCGAGCCGTCTTTCAAAGTAGCCAGTTTCATGGGAATAGCGTGCGTGCGCGGGCGGCGCAGGCCGGCCCGCACCGTGAAGAAGGACGGCTGGTGGGCGCCGCTTCGTGGATGGAAAATGATACTAGAGCACGCTGCGCAACCATGGCCGACGACGCCCCCCGCCACCTCTCACCGCCCTGGCTGCGGTTGCTTGGGCTGGTGTTGCTGGCGCATGCGCTGGTGCTGACGGCGCTGGCGCCGCCCGTGCGCCGGACCGCCGTGGCACCGCCCGCACCCGCGTGGGCGACGCGGACGGTGGCAGCGCCTGCGGCAGCGCCGGAAGTGCGGGAAGGCGCACGCGATGCCGGGGCCGATGACGGGCCGCCAGCGGCGATTGCCACGCAGAAAGCGCATACGAGAAACTCGGCGCCAGCGCACGCTGCGCCTTCGCCATCTGCTACAAAAACCAAAGCGGATCAACCGCTGCGCGCGCCCAGCCCCGTCGCGCGCCGCGTGCCCGCGTCATCCAGAGCGGCGGACGCGGCACAGCCGTCAAAAGCGCCACCTGCCGCTGCGCTTGGCAAGTTTTCGCCCGCATCGCCCGTCAGCGCATCCACCGGTTCGCCCGCCGGCGCCGCCCAGCCAGCGCCGGTGTCGATCTCGGCCAGCCCCGCCAAGTCACCCAGCAAACAGACCCTGCCGCCCGTCCAAATCCCGCCGGCCGCCACGCTGAACTACGCCGTCACCGGCACGGCGCGCGGCGTGCCGTACGCCACCCAGTCGCAGCTGCGCTGGCAGCCCGAGGCCAGCCGCTACCAGGCCGAATGGGTCACCCAGGCAGGTGCCGCTGGCGCCGTGGCGCGCCGCTGGCAAAGCCAGGGGCTGGTGACGGCCACCGGGCTGATGCCCGAGCGCTTTGCAGAGAAAACCCGCAGCGAACGGGCGGCGCATTTCGACGCCGCGGGCCAGCGCATCCGCTTCAGCGCCAACACGCCCGATGCCGAATGGTCGGCCGGAGGGCAAGACCGTTTGAGCGCCGTGCTGCAACTGGCCGGCATGCTGGCCGCCGCGCCAGCGCGCTACCCACCGGGCAGCCAGATCGCGCTGCAAACCGCTGGCGCGCGCGACGCGCCCACCTGGCTCTGGCAGGTGCTGGACGACGAAACGCTGGACATCGCTGGCCGCCCCGTGCCCTGCGCCGTGCTGGTGCACCCGCCCGAAGCGCCGTACGAACCGGCCACCGCGCTCTGGCTGGCGCGGCCATTCGGCCACCTGCCCGTGCGCCTGCGCACCACCCAAGCCAACGGCGACACGCTGGAACACCAGCTGCAGAGCTGGCCCACCGCGTGGTAGCGCGGTAACGCGATAGCGCGCCGCGCGAGATCCGTGCATTTGTCACACAGATTGGCCGGCCGGCCGCGCAATCACCAACCGTTGCGGCACGGGCGTGCACCTTGAAATACGCTGGTGCGTTCTTATCTGTACCTGGCGCGAAAGCCTCGCGCGCACCCCAGAGAAAGACGCTACGCCACGATGAACACGCTCTACGACTCCGACAGCTTCGCGGTCGTCCACCTGCTGCCTGAGGCGCTGCAAGACGCCGATGTGCCCGCTGGCACGCCGGGGCTGGCGCGCCACGGGTTCGAGATCGTGGACAAGCGCTCCGGCAAAGAGGTTTACCTGGATGGCCTATGGGCCGAGCTGTTCCAGCAACGCATCGCCGCGTGGCAGGAAAACCTGCCCACCCAGGAAGAAGTGGAAGACACGCTGGAAGGCTACGCCGAGCTGGCGCAAAACCCGGTAGTGGTGCATTGATTCAACGCGCCTTGCTCTAAAACCTTGGCCGGCGCGCCGCCGGCCCGCCAAACCACAAGCCCGCTGATCAGCGGGCTTGTTGCTTTCTGCGGTTTCGGCCGAGTTGCACCGACCGTCTCCAGCCGCAATTTACTATCTTCCTTATAGCTGCCAGCGCCCTTGCAACGGGCGCTAACGGCCGATTCATTCCTTAAACCTGCACGCGCTGGCGCTGGAAATGACCGAGCGCGGCCACAGCATCGCCGGCCTGCCGCGCAACGCCAGCCACGCGCAGGTGCGCCAGACACTGGCGTGGGCCGACGCAGGCTGGCCCTGGGCCCACTACGGCCCGGTGGTGATGGCGGCGGTGCGCGAAGGTGTTCCGGTGGTGGGCGACAACCTGCCGCGCGCGCAAATGCGTGCCGCCATGCAAGACAGCACGCTGGATGCGCGCCTGCCCGCGCCGCAGCTGGCTGAGCAGGAAGCGCGCATCCGCACCGGCCACTGCAACGCGCTGCCAGGCAGCCAGATTCGCCCCATGACGCGCGTGCTGATTGCGCGCGGCCTGGCGATGGCCGACACCGTGACCGGGGCGCGCCAGCCGGGCCGTGGGGTGCTGCTGGTGGCCGGCAACGGACACGTCGCACGCGGGCTGGGTGTGCCGGTGCATCTAGCGACTGATATAGAGGTGAAAGTGCTTTCAGCGCAGGCGGAACCGGCGCTGGCAGCTACGAAAACCGAAGCAACTGAACCCTCGCCCGACCTGCTGGACGGCGACTTGCGCTGGCCCACGCCGCCCGTGCCACCGCGCGATCACTGCGCCGCTTTCCGCGTGCCTGTGTCGCGCACGCGTTGATCGGCCCACGCGGCCAGGCGGCAGGTGCCGCCCTTCACCGCGGCCAGCCGCCTTCAGGGGCGGTGCGGGTGATGGCCGTGCCGGCCAGGGCCGGGCGGGCCGCCGTGGGGCCCGGGGCGACCGGGGTGCGGGTGCCTGTCGTAGCGGCCAGGGTGGCGGTCAAAACGGTCGGGGATGCCGTCGCGGTCCCGGTCGCGGTAGCGCGGGCCGGTGCCGTAGGCGGGCACGGGGCTGCGTTCCCAGCGGGCGGGCTGGTAGGCCCAGCCGTTGGGTTGCCGATGCCATGCCGGGGCCGAATAGGCGTAGCCGGGGCGGTCGCGCAGCCAGTAGCCGCGCATCCACACATATTGGCCGCGCCGCCATTCGTAGTGCCCCGGCGCCCAGACGTAGCCGGGGCGCGGCGCCGGCACCATCACCTGCACGGGCGGCGGTGGCGGCGGGCCAATCTGCACGTTGATGTACGCCTGGGCGTGGGCGGCGCCCGCGGCGCCGAAGGTAAGCGCGCCGACGCCCAGCGCGGCGGCAGCCAGCCAGGCGGCGCGGCGGTTGGCGAAATGGGTCATGGTCGCAGTCCTTTCTGACGGGTTGGCGATGGCTTCATGCTGCAGGCCACAGGTGTGCATTGTGCAAAGCCG
This genomic interval from Ottowia oryzae contains the following:
- a CDS encoding DUF3108 domain-containing protein yields the protein MADDAPRHLSPPWLRLLGLVLLAHALVLTALAPPVRRTAVAPPAPAWATRTVAAPAAAPEVREGARDAGADDGPPAAIATQKAHTRNSAPAHAAPSPSATKTKADQPLRAPSPVARRVPASSRAADAAQPSKAPPAAALGKFSPASPVSASTGSPAGAAQPAPVSISASPAKSPSKQTLPPVQIPPAATLNYAVTGTARGVPYATQSQLRWQPEASRYQAEWVTQAGAAGAVARRWQSQGLVTATGLMPERFAEKTRSERAAHFDAAGQRIRFSANTPDAEWSAGGQDRLSAVLQLAGMLAAAPARYPPGSQIALQTAGARDAPTWLWQVLDDETLDIAGRPVPCAVLVHPPEAPYEPATALWLARPFGHLPVRLRTTQANGDTLEHQLQSWPTAW
- a CDS encoding fumarylacetoacetate hydrolase family protein gives rise to the protein MKLATLKDGSRDGQLLVVSRDLGTAHFATGIAQRLQQALDDWNFIAPQLQDLYDALNHGRARHPFPFDPAQCMAPLPRTGQRIEGAAYPNHLQLVQPALADAPGPLLRQRASDDLRGPRDDVQVADEAWGIDFGGELVAIVADVPLGATPEQGLDAVRLLMLANDTTLRQWAAPPAAQAWGAVASQPHTAFSPVAVTPDELGDAWQDGRVHLTLQTSWNGRKVGMADAGADMRWGLGELIAHAARTRRLRAGTLVGTGPVSNAGVEANGRREWPKGYASVAEKLAMEALQDGAAQTDYLRFGDTVRIDMRGRDGQPLFGAIEQKIVQFGA
- a CDS encoding YXWGXW repeat-containing protein, whose amino-acid sequence is MTHFANRRAAWLAAAALGVGALTFGAAGAAHAQAYINVQIGPPPPPPVQVMVPAPRPGYVWAPGHYEWRRGQYVWMRGYWLRDRPGYAYSAPAWHRQPNGWAYQPARWERSPVPAYGTGPRYRDRDRDGIPDRFDRHPGRYDRHPHPGRPGPHGGPPGPGRHGHHPHRP
- a CDS encoding gamma-glutamyl-gamma-aminobutyrate hydrolase family protein, with the translated sequence MTLRIGISARLLHAPPPGLGLPLKRLQYLESNMAHWIMNYGVVALMIPFIDQRTPTLRKRPPTADLVENLDGLVLQGGVDISPETYGAKPWKTETDADPIRDEYELDLLRGFIGAGKPVLGICRGAQLLNVYFGGTLVQDIPTQWPGAIKHQDTQNYDRLVHEVHFVPGSLLSDIYGYEPQHVTSIHHQCVDEVGRGLVIEARSPIDRVPEAIRHTSYPFVMGVQWHPEFHMNAQDAASPALDSGPLMMAFLKAAARRAGRMRRLTDGVARVRERANAFGGR
- a CDS encoding ChaN family lipoprotein translates to MTERGHSIAGLPRNASHAQVRQTLAWADAGWPWAHYGPVVMAAVREGVPVVGDNLPRAQMRAAMQDSTLDARLPAPQLAEQEARIRTGHCNALPGSQIRPMTRVLIARGLAMADTVTGARQPGRGVLLVAGNGHVARGLGVPVHLATDIEVKVLSAQAEPALAATKTEATEPSPDLLDGDLRWPTPPVPPRDHCAAFRVPVSRTR
- the thiL gene encoding thiamine-phosphate kinase, which codes for MGEFDLIARYFKRNTAPAQAAPAPAASLSIAKDTPGVALGIGDDCALLTPAPGQQLAISTDMLVEGRHFFADVDPAALGHKALAVNLSDLAAMGAQPLAFTLALALPPARAGDDAWMSGFARGLFALADEHRCALVGGDTTAGPLNISITVLGQVPAGQALRRDGARAGDDIWVSGTLGDARLALLALQGQLALPPDQLATLRQRLEQPTPRLALGTALRGAATSAIDLSDGLAGDLRHILNASGVGAVLDAKALRTAGATAATATGLAHARSADAGQDLQHTLTGGDDYELLFTAAPAQREAVRAAGAASATPVTRIGRIEPAQGAWLQDAQGGRQPLSDFRSFDHFA
- a CDS encoding BTH_I0359 family protein gives rise to the protein MNTLYDSDSFAVVHLLPEALQDADVPAGTPGLARHGFEIVDKRSGKEVYLDGLWAELFQQRIAAWQENLPTQEEVEDTLEGYAELAQNPVVVH